The genomic segment ACCTTGGCCATCAGCTGGGCGGAACTGACGTCGTTGAACAGCCGCACCTGGTCGCCGTCCTTGATACCCCGAGCCGCCGCATCCTCGACGCTGATGTAGATCACCGGCTGGCCCCGGTTCAGCTGCTGCATGTGACGCTGATCGCGCCAGGAGGAATGGATCGACCAGCGCGTATGGCCACCGGTGAGATGCAAGGGGTAGTTGCCGCCGATGTTGGGCTGATCCTTATGGACCGGCAGCACCTCGCCCAATTCCTCGTAGAAGGGATGGTCGATGCAGAACTGCATGCGCCGGGTCATGGTCGGCCAGGGCATCTTCTTCTCCGTGTGCCACAGGCCCGCGGTGATGGTCTCGTTCGGCTTCACGTCGGTGGCGTTGCCGATATTCAGGTAATCGTTACCCAGGCCGGTGAAGCGCGTGAAACCTTTCTTCTTCAGCTTTTCCCAGTTCACGTCGCCGACGTTGGTGGATACATCCAGGATCAGGTCCAGGAACTCGGTGATGTTCTTTTCCGTGTAGCGTCCGCCGAAAGTGAATTCGTCATAGACGTCAAAGGTGCGCTCGTGGCCATGGCGATCCTTGAAGTGCTTCAGGCCCCGCTCGGCGGCACGCCGCTGGATGGTCTTCAGAATCAGGCAGTGGATTTCCCAGTCAGGCTTGGCCTCGGCGATCGGCTCCGCGGCCCGGGTCACCACCTGGGAGAAGGGCGACAGGGGCGTGGCCCAGGTGATATCGTCCTTCTCGTACCAGGCGGCGGCGGGCAGTACGTAGTCGCTGTTCAGCGCTGTATTGCTCATGCGCCAGTCGATGGTCACCATCAGATCCAGCTTGGGCAGCAGGCGGTCCGCCACCTTGTCGAAGGCGCGGAAGCGGCGCAGGATGTTGCCGCCGGCTTCGAACAGGATCCGCGGCCGGGCAGTGGGCTTCGCCTGCCAGCCATTGGCCACCGCCTCCTGCATGTAGGCATCCAGGGAACGCTTCATGGCCGGATCCCACTTCTCGCTACGGCCGTAGGTGTCCTCCATGCCGCCCAGGTTGTAGAGCCAGAGCAGGCTGGAGATGGAATCACCGCCCTTGTACTTCTCCCGACCCAGGTCGAACATGGTCATCTCGGTGGTGTAGCCCTTCCATTTCCGCTTCAGGATCTCCGGCGCCATGGACAAGCCCATGGCTGCCAGGGCCAGCTTGGGCGAGCGTTGGCCGGTGGCCATCGACAGGGCGCCCACCGCATCCACCGACAGGTAGGGGAAGCCCATGTAGCCAGCGCCCTTGCGCCCCATCTGCCCCGACAGGGCAAAGCAGAGGATCTGGGCCCGCTCCATCTCGATGCCGTGATAGAACTTGGAGAAGTTGGACTGGGTGATGCAGGTGGCGGCACGGGCCTTGGCCAGCCTCCGCCCCAGGTCGCGGATGGTTTCCGGATCGACGCCGCAGATGGCCATTGCCTTCTCCGGCGCGTATTGCTGCAGGTGTTGGCGCAGGCGGGCGAACACCGGCGTCACCTTGAGCTTGCCGGCCGCGCCTTGCACCTCGAACTCCCCTTCCAGGGCTGGCACCATCCGGCCCAGGGCCAGGGAGTCCTGGGGCGCCAGGACAATTTCCTTCGCTGCCTCGTCATAGAGGTAGAAGCGGTCCTCCGCTCCTCCCGACTTCATGTCGGATTCACGCAGGAAGCGGCCGTTGTCGACACGCACCAGGAAGGGCAGGTCGGTCTGTTCCTGGACGAACTTGCGGTTGTAGATGCCCTCCTCGATCATCACATGGGCCATGGACAGGCCCAGGGCCGCGTCGGTGGCCACCTTCACCGGCACCCACTGGTCGGCATGGACCGCGGAAGACGAGTAGTCGGGAGCAATGGTGATCACCTTGGCGCCGTTGTAACGGGCCTCGGTAATGAAATGGGCGTTGGGGATCTGGGTGTAGATCGGATTGCCGCCCCAGATGAAGATCAGGTCGGAATGGAACAGGTCATCGGAGGAGCTGCAAAACGTCATCTTGCCCATCGTCACCCCGACGCCGGGCCGGTGGTCGCCGATCTCGGTGTTCACGTCCAGCACCGGGGTGTCCAGCACCAGGGTGGTACGCAGCATCGCCAGGCCGGCGCCGCCGTTGGTCTGGGCGGTACCCTGATCCCAGACGACGGAGCCGGGGCCGTCGCTGCTGATCATCACGTCGATCATCTTGTCGGCGATGTCGTTCAGCGCCTCGTCCCAGCTGACCCGCTTCCAACCGCCGCCGCCGCGCTCGCCCACCCGCTTCAACGGATGGCGCAGGCGCGACTCGTCGTACATCCGTTCCGAATAGCAGGCGCCCTTCTGGCAGCCACGGGGGTTGTAGTCGGGGATCTTGGGATCGATGGGCTCGTAGATGCCGGCCTGCTCCTCGCGCCAGACCACACCGTCCTTCACATATACGTTCCAGTTGCAGCCGCGCTGGTACCAGCAGTTCACGAAGTGGGTACCCTTGGCCACGCTGTCCCACTTCCACTTGCCCCGATACACGTCCTCGAAACCGCTGTAGGTCACGTCGGCAAACTTGAAGGGGGTCGCCGCCTCGGCGCTGCCCATGCCGCCCTTCCACTGCAACTGCACCAGGGAAAGGGCCAGGGCGCCGCCGGTGTTCTTGATGAAACTGCGCCGTGTCATTGTCATTGTCGCGCTCCTCTTGGGAAAACGAAGGGCCGTCCCGAGTTTTCCCGCCCCTTGAGGGGAGAACCGAGCACAGCGAGGTTTTCGGGGTGGTTTCTCATAGATTGGCCGGGTCCTGGACGAAGTCCGGGAAGATGTCTTCGGGCCACTTGTAGACGATCAAGGTGTCCATCAGCTCGGAGGGCAGGCCCTTGGCTTTTTTCTCTTTCTCGACCTCCAGCACCGCCAGCACTTCCTTGACCCGCGGACCGAACAGGCCTTCCAGGTATTCCGTGGGGATGCGCGGCTTGGAGGTATCCACCTTGCCGTTCATATCCACTGCGGGCGGCGACAGGGGCGGCACGTAATAGACGTTGGGCTGGGTACCGTACTCCTGGTGCAGGGGCAGGGCCACCTTGAACTTGTGCACCAGCTTGTGGATTGGGCCGTTCTCGTCGTCCAGATAGCCGACGAAGCGCAGCCGGCCCGGGCACTGGCGAGCACAGGCGGGCGCCACACCCTTTTCCACCCGGGGGAAGCAGAAGATGCACTTCTGGCCCACATCCCGCACATGGTTGTAATAGATGCGCTTGTAGGGACAAGCCTCCATGCAGAAGCGGAAACCCTTGCACTGCTTGTCGTTGATCAGGACGACACCGTCCTCGTCGCGCTTGTAGATGGCGCCGCGGGGACAGGCCTCCAGGCACGCCGGATGGGTGCAGTGGTTGCAGATGCGGGGCAGGTAGAAGAAATGGGAATTGGGGTATTCGCCGCCGCCCTCATCCTCGTCCCAGTTGGGGCCCCATTCCGGATCTTCGCCCTTGGCGTTGACCGGTTTCAGATAGGTGGTCTTACCCTTGCCGCCGTAGAAGACTTCTTCCTTATTGAACTTCCAGGCATCGCCGAACTCGTCCCGGGTCGGGATCTTGCTGGGCCGGGGGTTTCCCTTCTCGTCCCAGCCGCCGCCCATGCCTTCCCAGTTCTTCGGCGTGCCCTTGCCAGGCATGGTGTTCACCACAGCCCACCATTGGTTGTCCATGCCCTCGTCCCGGGTCCATTGCCGCTTGCAGGAAATGGAGCAGGTGTGGCAGCCCAGGCACTTGTTCAGGTCGAAGACCATCGCCAGCTGGCGTTGGGGTTTCTGCAAAGCACCGTCGATTTCACGGCCGGTGGTAGTTTTCTCGCTCATGTCCTGTTTCCTCCGGCCCTCAGGCCTCAACCGTCAGGTCCAGCCAGGCAGGCGAGAAAGCCTTGATCCCGGCCCGCTCCAGATTGCTGCCCTCCCACACCGCAAAGGAGGTGCGCAGGGCTTGGCCCGGAACGATCTGTATCGCGCTGGCTGCTTCTTTTTCCACCCGCAGGGTGCGACGCATCACGATGGACCAGCGACCATTGCCATGGACGGCCTGGGCGCTGATGGAGGTATCGTCCACCACCCGCGAAGTACCGATGCCGGTGGCCACATCGCTGCGGGCCCGGGCCGGGTGGTCCGCCCGCCAGTACCAGAGATTCACCGGCGCCCCCTCCATACCCATAAACAAGGGCGCATTCTCGGAAAGGGGGAACAGCATCGCCGCCGCATCGGGGAAATCGGTGTTCTCGATGCGCTGATCGTTTTTCGTCGGGTCCAGCCATTCCAGGCGAAAGGCAATCTCGTCGGCATTGCGCAGGGCCTTCACCTCCAGGCTCTTGGTCTGCCCATAGGGCTTTTCCTGCCACTTGGCTGCGATGTACTTGGTGGGCTGCATCGCAGCCGGCGCCTGCATCAGGGCCACCGTCTCGCCCTTGGCAACACTCCAGACTGAAGCTGCCGGATTGCCCAGCACATCTCCATTCACATCCACTCGTTTGACCAGCATGACTCCTCCTGATTCCTGTTGCGGGGCACCGCCTCCCGAATCGGCCGGCGCATCACCTTATTCCACATACCGAACGTTCGTTATTTTTGTTATTATTCTTCGTGCCCGCGCAATTTGCAAGTACTTTTCTAGACCCTGAGGAAATTTTCGGGAGGCGCCATGAATTATGGTGCTGGATCGAATCAGCCTGGCCGCCGGGCACCAACCCCACTACACACTCCCTGTGAAGGAAAGCGCCGCCCCGGACTCGGGCCATGGAGCGGCTGGCTGGCGGACGTCAGCGCCTTCTGCGCCGAAGTGGATCGTGTTCACCCTGACTGGACACGGGAATTCCTGCACCCCAAAGCGGATGCCGCAGCGGCCAAGGCCACATCCCTTCGGGTTGAGATCATAAGCAAGGGACCAGATCAAACTGAAGGCGGCTAAGCGCTGAAAGGTGGCCCACAACCCAATATCTTCGAAAATGGGCTCAAGGATTCCAGCAGATAGCCGTTGATCCATTTCGTACAGGGATAGAACCCGCCCGGAATTTTCACAGGAACCATCATGGATGCAATGTCCATCGCTTCCCTTGCCACCGAAATGAGCCAGGTCCGCACCGCCAATGCGGTGCAAATGGCTGTACTGAAAAAGACCATGGACCTGCAAGGTCAGGGGGCGGTTCAACTGGTACAGGCGGCAGCGCAGACCTTGCAGAGCTACAACAATCCGCCTCACCTAGGCAGGCTCGTCAATGTGCATGCTTGAGGGTCTGTATCCATGATTCAGCCCAGCTCATCAAGCTACCCCCGCGATCACGTAGCCAACCTTCCGACAAATTACAACAAAGCGAACACATCCCTCCCGACGGGGTCGTCTTCCTCCTCGCCATCGTCCATCGTCTCATTATCCAGTCAGGCCCTTGCCCTGGCGGATACAAGCGCCCCCAAGGTCACCCGCTTCGCCCCTCGCGATGGACAGCGCGATGTCTTGATTTCGTCGAACATTTCCGTGACTTTTTCCGAGACCGTCAGAGCCGGGACGGGAAACATCTATCTCCGGGATGAAAGCGGCAATCTGATCGAATCGTTCGATGTGGCAAACAGCAGCAGAATCTCCATCAAGGGGAAACAGCTAAAAATCGACCCCACGGACAAATTGGCCAATGGCACCCGTTATTTCGTCTCCTTCGGGGCCGGCACGATTACAGACCTGGCTGGAAATTTATTTCAGGACCGGGGCGGATATGACTTCACGACAGTGAAGGAGAAAGTCGCACCCAAGGTAGTGAGTTTCTTCCCGTCGGATGGAACCACGGGGGTTTCGCCCTCCCAGAACATCTATGTCACGTTCTCCGAAAACATAAAACGGGGCAACGGGGAAATCCTCCTGAAGGACAGCAAGGGCAAGATTGTGGAACGCTACAAGGCCCAAAGCAGCGGCAATATCTCCATCAGCGGAAACATGCTCGTCATCAACCCGGGGGTGACGCTCGGGACCGACAAGAAGTATGTCGTGGAATTCGGCGCGGGTTCCATCAAGGATCTGGCCGACAACAAATTCAAAGGCTCGAAATCCTACGATTTCAAGACTGCGACCACCGACATCCCTGCCACTGTTCCAGCCAGTGCGCCGGAAAATACCGACCCGACAACCCACTTCAACATCACGGTCGATTACACGGGCGATCAAAGCTACCTGACCTACTTCGATCAGGCCAAGACCCTGTGGGAAAGCATCATTACTGCCGATCTGCCCGACATCAACGGCATTGACGATCTCCAGATCTCCGCCCAGGTCAATGCCATTGACGGCGCCGGTGGCGTACTCGGTTCCGCAGGACCCACATTCGTCCGCTCCGGCAGCAATCTGCCCTATCAGGGGCAGATGCAGTTCGACAGCGCAGACATCGCCGGTATGGTGTCAAACGGCACCCTGCTGAAGGTCATCCTCCACGAAATGGGCCATGTACTGGGTCTGGGCACACTCTGGAGCACATTCGGATTCAACAGCACAGTTGGGCAGTACACGGGTGCCCAGGGGCTGGCGGCCTATAAAGCCATGTCCGGGGGCAATCCCGCAGCCACCTTCGTTCCCCTGGAAACAACGGGTGGTGCCGGCACGGCCAACGTCCATTGGTCCGAAAGCGTCTTCAATAGTGAATTGATGACCGGCTACGCCGAAAACTCGAGCAACATGCCCTTGAGCATCCTGACGATCTCGGCGCTGGACGATCTGGGCTACGAGGTGGATACCAGTAAAGCCGAGAGCTATACGGTCGGCGCATAGTCTTTAGCGGGCCGAAACAACGACTTTCCACTGCTTATTGGACTTTTGCCCGGTTCTGCCATGGGATTACCCTATGGTGGCATGTCATTTCCCGTGACTATCGGACGTCCCAATGAAAGCCGTGATTCTCGCAGGGGGCCTCGGAACTCGCATTTCCGAGGAGACCTACCTCAAGCCCAAACCCATGATCGAGATCGGGGGCAAGCCCATCCTATGGCACATCATGAAGATTTACGCCTCACACGGCGTCAACGATTTCGTGATTTGCTGCGGCTACAAGGGCTATCTGATCAAGGAATATTTCGCCAACTACTTCCTGCACATGTCTGATGTCACCTTCGACATGAGCAATAACAGCATGGTGGTACACGAACACAAGGCAGAGCCCTGGAGCGTGACCCTGGTGGATACGGGCGAAAATACGATGACCGGCGGACGGCTCCGGCGCGTGGCGAAATATATCGAGAACGATGATGCTTTCTGCTTTACCTACGGGGACGGCGTGGCCAACATCGACATCAGCAAGGAAATCGCATTTCATCGAGCTCATGGCAGACAGGCCACCGTTGCCGCCGTGCGCCCTCCTGGACGCTATGGCGCCCTTGAAAGGCAGGATGACAAAGTAACAGGATTCGCGGAAAAACCCTTGGGGGATGGCGGATGGATCAATGGTGGATTTTTTGTTCTGTCCCCCCGCGTAGTCGATCTGATTGATACCGATGAAAGCAGTTGGGAACTGGAACCCCTTGCAAATCTGGTGGCCCAGGACCAATTGCGTGCCTTTGAGCATCCCGGATTCTGGCAACCGATGGACACCCTGCGCGAGAAAAACCTGCTCGAAGAACTCTGGAACAGCGGCAACGCGCCCTGGAAGAACTGGTAATCACAATGGGAGCATCCCGACAGGATTACTGGAAAAATCGCAAGGTCCTCGTCACGGGACACACCGGATTCAAGGGTGGCTGGCTGTCCATCTGGCTGACCAGACTGGGGGCGCAAGTGACCGGAATCGGGCTGCCACCGGCAACACAGCCCGCCCTGTATGAATTGGCGGAAATCGGTGCCCTCGTCTCGTCCCATTTCCAGGACATCCGCGACTTGCCGCGACTGCGCGAGACCATGCTCGCAGCCCAGCCCGAAGTGGTCTTCCACCTTGCGGCCCAGCCTCTTGTGCGCGCCTCGTACCGTGACCCGATCGAAACCTGGTCCACGAACGTCATGGGGACTGCCCATGTGCTCGAAGCCGTGCGCACCTGCCCCAGCGTCAAGGCCGTCGTCGTCGTCACCACCGACAAGTGCTACGAGAACCGCGAATGGCCCTGGGGCTATCGGGAGAACGACACTCTGGGTGGCCACGACCCCTATTCGGCATCGAAGGCCGGTTCGGAGCTGGTCGTCTGCAGCTATCGCCGCAGCTTCTTTTCCGCAGACGGCCCACTGCTCGCTTCGGCCCGGGCCGGCAACGTCATCGGCGGCGGTGACTGGAGCGAGGACCGCCTGATTCCGGATGCGGCCCGGGCCATGCTCGCCGGACAGCCCTTGAGTATTCGCAGCCCCGACGCCACACGTCCCTGGCAGCATGTACTGGAACCCCTCAACGGCTATCTGCTGCTGGCGGAACACTTGCTGGCCGGCGAAGCCCGAGCGGCGGAAGCCTTCAATTTCGGTCCCGAACGGGAAGGCAACCGCAGCGTCATCGAGGTTCTCGGCGAGTTGCAGCGCAACTGGCCGGAATTGCAGATCAATCTTCCCGCAGACGGCGCGACACCGACGCTGCACGAGGCCAACTTCCTTTACCTGGATTCCAGCAAGGCCTGGAACACACTGGGTTGGAAACCGGTCTGGACGCTGGGGCAGGCGCTCTCCCAGACCGCCACCTGGTACCAGGCCGTCGCAACCGAGCCCACCAAAGCGCGCACGTTGTGCGTATCGCAAATCGAAGAATTCATGTTGGGCCTTACGACACATGGCACTCATTGACCGCTGCCGGTCCTGCGGCGAACCCCTGGGCATCGTCTTCGCCGACCTGGGCCTGAGCCCGGTATCGAACGCTTTCATCAAGCCGGAACGGGCAGGCGATGGCGAGGTCTTCTACCCCTTGCGTGCCCGCGTCTGCGAATCCTGCTGGCTGGTGCAGCTCGACATCGAGACCCACTCGGACATGCATTTCCATGAGGACTACGTCTACTTCTCGTCCTTTTCAACCTCCTGGCTCGACCATGCGCGCCGCTATGTGGAGGCCATGATCCCACGCTTCGGCCTGGGCGAGGCAAGCCGGATTGTCGAAGTCGCCAGCAACGACGGTTATCTCCTGCAATACTTCGTGCAGGCAGGGATTCCCTGCCTGGGTATCGAACCCACTGCCAATACCGCCGCCGCCGCACGCCAGAAAGGCGTTGAAACCCGCGAGATGTTCTTTGGCCGGGAAACCGCAAGACAGCTTGCCCGGGAACCCGGCCCGGTCGATCTGCTGCTGGGCAACAATGTTCTGGCCCACGTTCCGGACATCAACGACTTCGTTGGTGGCATGCCCGAAATCCTCAAGCCCCAAGGCGTGGTCACACTGGAGTTTCCCCATCTGTTGCGCCTGATCGAAGGCAAGCAGTTCGACACGATCTACCACGAGCACTATTCGTATCTATCCCTCTCGGCCCTGCTGCCGATCTTCGCCCGGGCGCACCTGCGGGTCTTCGATGTCGAGCACCTGCCGACCCATGGCGGCAGTCTGCGCGTCTTTGTCTGCCGCCTTGATGCCGCCCATGTTGAGACGCCGGCCGTCGCAGCCTGCCTGGCGGCCGAGACTGCGGCGGGGCTGTGCGACCGCGCCGTCTATGCCGGTTTTGCAGAAAAGGTGCGGGAAATCAAACGTGCCCTTCTCGCGCACCTGATCGAGGCTAAGCGCCAGGGACGGCGCATCGCCGCCTACGGTGCGGCGGCCAAGGGCAATACGCTCCTGAACTATTGCGGCATCGGTACCGACTTCATCGACTGCGTGGCTGACCGGAATCCAATCAAGCAGGGGCGCCTGCTGCCGGGGACGCGCATTCCGGTAGTCACCCCGGAAGCCATGCTGGCCTCCCGCCCGGACGAGGTACTGATCCTGCCCTGGAACATCCGCGACGAGGTCATGACTCAACTTGGCGAGATTCGCACCTGGGGCGGTCGCTTCATCGTGCCGATCCCGCGCCTGGAGGTCGTGTGAAGTTCACCGAGCTGCCCCTGACGGGAGCCTTTCTCATTGAAATCGAGCCCCGGACGGATGAGCGTGGATTCTTTGCGCGCACCGTGTGCCGCGACGAGTTCGTCCATCATGGCATCCGCGCCGACTTTGTCCAGCAGAGCATTTCCTACAACAACCGGCGCGGCATTGTCAGGGGGCTGCACCTGCAAGTCGCTCCCCACCAGGAAAACAAGCTGGTTCGCGTCACCAGCGGCGCCATCTACGACGTCATCGTCGACCTGCGCCCCGACTCCCCCACCCGGGGCCGCTGGCATGCTGCCGAACTCTCCTCGGATAACCGCCAGGCCTTGTACATTCCCCCGGGACTGGCCCACGGATTTCAGACGTTGACGGATACCGCAGAGGTTTTCTACCAGATGACGGTCCCCCACCATCCCCAGGCGGCACGTACCGTGCACTGGAAGGACTCCACCATCGGCATCGACTGGCCGGCACCGGACACTGCCCTCCTGTCGCCCAAGGATAACGACGCACCGACCCTGGCCCAACTTGAAACCGAGCTCTTCGCATAGGAACCCATCATGGCAAAAGACACTACAAATCTGTTGAGCGCCCTCGAGACCATCGCCGGATCGAAAGTCCTGCGCGAAAAATTCATCGCCAAACTGATCGACTTCGACGCCGAGGTGCGTATCCCCGGCACCGATGTCCGCGAGACCATCACCGGACCCATCGTCGATTTCCTGTTTGCCGAAAGCGAACCGCTGGCTCGAGTCCTTGAAGACGGCACCCGCTTCGAATTCATCTACCGCTCGAAGATCGCGCGGGAATTCGTCATGTGCCCCCAGCAGACCCCCGATCACGTCTGGGAACCGCAGACCACCAAACTGCTCTGCCACCTCGCCACGCGAGCGTCCAATGCACTGATCGGCGGGGCCTATTTCGGCGACCATGCGATCATGATCGCCCAGCGGATTTCCGGCGCCTGCCATGCCTTCGAACCGAATCCAGACCAGCGCTCCATGCTGATCCGCAACGCCCGGATCAACGACATCGACAACCTCACAGCAGTGGACATGGGCTTGTGGGACAACGACGAGGCCTCCCTGACCCTGGTGGGCTACGACTCCTTCGCCCACCCGGAAATCAGCCAGACCCCATCCGACGGCTCCTTCCGCACCACCAGCATCGACGGCTACTGCAAACAGGTCGGGGTACAAAGCCTTGGCCTGCTGATGATGGACATCGAGGGCGCGGAACTGCGCGCCCTGAAGGGCGCTGCCGGCTTCCTTGGACAGGGGCGCGAACAGGCCCCCGCCATCGTCTTCGAGGTCCACAAGCACTACGTGGACTGGTCGAACGGCATCGAGAATGCAGAAATCATCCGATTGCTCGCGAGTCATGGTTATCAGGTCTGGGCGATCCGCGACTACAACTCGAACGTGGATATGCGCAACGAACCCGTGGAACTGATTCCCTGCGACAAGATCTATCTCGAAGGCCCGCCCCACGGTTTCAACATGCTGGCGCTCAAGGATCCCTCCCGGCTCGACGGCCTGGCCGTGCGCTACTGCTCGAACGTCAGCCCGAAGCTGCTGCACCACCGCAATCCCGCACTGCATCAGCCCTGTCACAGCTATTGACGGGCGACGGAGCGGCCCATGTCGAGTACGGTCCTCGGCGCAACCGGTTTCATCGGCGCACGACTGGTCGCCTACCTGCGCGCCCACGGCGAGGAGGTCTTCGCGCCGCCTCGCGGCAGTCCGGAAATATTCTCCCGCCCCCTGGGCCGGCTCTACTACTGCATCGGCATGACCGCAGACTATGGGCGGAACCCGGCGGCCACCTTCGAGGCACATAGTGCCTATCTGGTGCGATTGATCGCAGAAGCCAGTTTCGACCGGATCGTTTATCTCTCCTCCACCCGCCTCTACGATGGTCTGGAAGATGGCGATGAGGATGCCGCCTT from the Denitratisoma oestradiolicum genome contains:
- a CDS encoding FkbM family methyltransferase, yielding MAKDTTNLLSALETIAGSKVLREKFIAKLIDFDAEVRIPGTDVRETITGPIVDFLFAESEPLARVLEDGTRFEFIYRSKIAREFVMCPQQTPDHVWEPQTTKLLCHLATRASNALIGGAYFGDHAIMIAQRISGACHAFEPNPDQRSMLIRNARINDIDNLTAVDMGLWDNDEASLTLVGYDSFAHPEISQTPSDGSFRTTSIDGYCKQVGVQSLGLLMMDIEGAELRALKGAAGFLGQGREQAPAIVFEVHKHYVDWSNGIENAEIIRLLASHGYQVWAIRDYNSNVDMRNEPVELIPCDKIYLEGPPHGFNMLALKDPSRLDGLAVRYCSNVSPKLLHHRNPALHQPCHSY